The following coding sequences lie in one Rutidosis leptorrhynchoides isolate AG116_Rl617_1_P2 chromosome 4, CSIRO_AGI_Rlap_v1, whole genome shotgun sequence genomic window:
- the LOC139844573 gene encoding F-box protein At1g67340: MRTRSMCCNKRRDYNSNTNLSTADKITVSRKRTKSSAGKPVPSETVSGQCDFLDAIPDDIVLFILAKLSSTATCPADFISVLSTCKRLNALGVHSLVLSKASPETFAVKAKSWSESSHRFLKQCSDAGNVEACYTLGMIRFYCLQNRGSGASLMAKAAINSHAPALYSLAVIQFNGSGGTKTDKDLRAGVALCARAAFLEHIDALRELGHCLQDGYGVRQNISEGRRFLVQANARELATVLSTTPSALMSGNWMTWNPLPHLRHENVVGPGCPLLSDFGCNVPAPEPHPSNRFLSDWFSEKVLEPGLRLCSHAGCGRPETRQHEFRRCSVCGVVNYCSRACQALDWKMRHKMECTQVERWVDDGEGDGDNGNVEGVDGMIVES, translated from the exons ATGAGAACAAGAAGCATGTGTTGTAATAAAAGAAGAGATTACAACAGCAATACTAATCTATCAACCGCTGACAAAATTACAGTCAGCCGGAAAAGAACAAAGTCGTCGGCCGGAAAACCGGTACCGTCGGAGACCGTTTCCGGTCAGTGTGATTTCCTTGATGCCATTCCAGACGACATCGTTTTGTTTATTCTTGCTAAACTCAGTTCAACCGCTACTTGTCCTGCTGATTTCATCAGCGTTTTGTCAAC ATGTAAGAGATTAAACGCGCTAGGTGTTCACTCACTTGTGCTATCGAAAGCTTCACCGGAAACTTTCGCCGTTAAAGCTAAAAGTTGGTCGGAATCTTCACATCGGTTTTTGAAACAGTGCTCCGATGCCGGAAATGTTGAAGCTTGTTACACCCTCGGCATG ATACGATTCTACTGTTTACAAAACAGAGGAAGTGGTGCGTCATTAATGGCGAAAGCGGCGATTAATTCACACGCGCCAGCTTTATACTCGCTAGCCGTGATTCAGTTCAACGGAAGCGGTGGAACAAAAACCGATAAGGATTTACGTGCCGGAGTCGCGTTATGTGCACGCGCAGCGTTTCTAGAACACATCGACGCGCTCCGGGAACTCGGGCATTGTCTACAAGACGGTTATGGTGTACGTCAGAATATATCAGAAGGCAGGCGGTTTTTGGTGCAAGCAAATGCGCGTGAACTCGCTACCGTACTATCAACAACTCCGTCAGCGTTAATGTCCGGTAACTGGATGACGTGGAATCCGTTACCGCATTTACGTCATGAAAACGTGGTAGGTCCTGGTTGTCCGTTACTAAGTGATTTCGGATGTAACGTACCGGCGCCTGAACCGCATCCGTCGAACCGGTTTTTATCCGATTGGTTTAGTGAGAAAGTGCTCGAACCGGGACTCCGGTTGTGTTCACATGCCGGTTGTGGTAGACCGGAAACGAGACAGCATGAGTTTAGAAGGTGCTCAGTTTGTGGTGTTGTGAATTATTGTTCACGCGCTTGTCAAGCGCTTGATTGGAAGATGCGGCATAAGATGGAGTGTACACAGGTGGAAAGATGGGTGGATGACGGTGAAGGAGATGGTGATAACGGTAATGTTGAAGGAGTTGACGGAATGATAGTTGAAAGTTGA